CAGATATTCCCGAGCGCAGCTTTCACACAAGTGGATGGCGACCGCGTTTCCTTCGTGGATCTCGGTGATATGTAAAGTTGCTGGCTTTGAGCAGCGACGGCACTTCTTCATTTCGACTTCTCCCGACAATTTGGAGCGGAATCATTACGAACAATGATAGGCGACGCAAGATGGCCGGAGCACCGACATTTTCCGGGCTTAGGTCAATTGAGCCGTTCAGCGGTCGCGTGCCGGTTGTAGGAAAACGCTCCGCCATTAGTCTTTTTTTCTGAAATTCGAGAACGAAAGCAGCGTCGCCGGTCGATTTCGCCGATGATGCGGTAGGTTCTCTCCCTGCATTGAGTTGACTCTGACACGCGAGAAGTTTCCCGCACTTGCGTTTGCATGATGGCGGATTTCGAGTAGACTTTCAGGTCCAGCGGGCAGCGTGCGCGCCTGCATTTACGACCAGTTGTAGTGGTTTATCTTACGATCGAACGGAGCTGTTTAGTGGTTAAGTTGCGTCTGCGTGACAACGAAAACGTTTCTGATGCGGTAAAACGATTCCGCAAATTAGTCGAACATGCCGGTATCAAACGCGAGATGCGCAAGCGCGAGTTCTACGAAAAGCCCAGCGATGAACGCCGTCGCGAACGACGTCGAGCCGAAATGCGGGCTCGAAATGCTTCAAAGCAACCGCAAATCGGTGGCTAATCGCCGACCTGGCTGATCGCTGTCGATTTCTCTGCGGCTGGGGCTTCCAGCCGCCACACGACCAGCGACTGCCGCTATTCTGCAAAGCCGTCCAGGCGCGAGGCGGCAGAACGACTCGGCAAGTTCGCGGCCCCACGCCCCTATGGCAGCGCGCTGTGCTTGTTGAGATTACACGGTGCAGATGTTTCGCCGCCGAAGGATAATGCCTCCGGCCGTCCATGAAGTTGCCGCAACTGCCAGCAGGATCATGACGTCCTGCCATGGAAACTCGCCCGCCTGAATGGTCTGAGCGGGCCGGTAGTATTCCATGATGCTCAGAAACGAAAACGACTTCACGGCTTCCCAGAACTGAGCCACGAAGTTCAGCAGAAACGACAGCAGCAGAACGGCAAACATCACTCCAATCGCGCGACCTCGCCGATCGCTTGCGGATGACACAAGAAACGTAAAACCGCCCACGGCAAGGTAAACCGCAAACAGATTCGACAGGACGCAAAACGTTGCGTATGCGCTGGGCCTCATGCCTGGTTGAAGCGACGCCGATGCCAGCCAGTGTCCCGTGTATCCGATGCTTAAAATCACGATTCCGGTCGCGGCAAATCCGATCAGTTCTGCCGTGTGCAGCTTCCATCGGGATATCGGCAGCCCCAGCAGAAAATCAATGCTCCCTCGGTCGATCTCTGCCGCTGGAACGCGAGTGCAGTACATCAGGGCGTGAGCCCAAATCA
This DNA window, taken from Fuerstiella marisgermanici, encodes the following:
- the rpsU gene encoding 30S ribosomal protein S21, giving the protein MVKLRLRDNENVSDAVKRFRKLVEHAGIKREMRKREFYEKPSDERRRERRRAEMRARNASKQPQIGG
- a CDS encoding ABC transporter permease subunit, which gives rise to MRGLLRKTCIEVRWPVVLFGIGLALVMSLLTALLPKVLSDIDRIFDKLPFVKPLLTALLGVDPGHGFTAQMMQAFLWVHPTVLSLIWAHALMYCTRVPAAEIDRGSIDFLLGLPISRWKLHTAELIGFAATGIVILSIGYTGHWLASASLQPGMRPSAYATFCVLSNLFAVYLAVGGFTFLVSSASDRRGRAIGVMFAVLLLSFLLNFVAQFWEAVKSFSFLSIMEYYRPAQTIQAGEFPWQDVMILLAVAATSWTAGGIILRRRNICTV